The Fodinibius saliphilus genome has a segment encoding these proteins:
- a CDS encoding PQQ-dependent sugar dehydrogenase: MKNNAQRRWVAVVIMIITVAVANCSVAQDKNALSTETIISEISVPWGMAWLPDGTMLITERSGDLWLYNDEKLRDEPIAGVPKVWARSQGGLLDIALHPNYEQNGWIYITYSSPEGGGGANTALMRARLNEGRTELIDKEMLYKAEPNTTRGQHFGSRIVFDNEGYVYFGIGDRGNRDVNPQDITRDAGKIYRLHDDGRIPEDNPFVDSADAKNAIFAYGIRNPQGMALNPETGELWEHEHGPRGGDEVNIIKAGNNYGWPIISYGINYSGTEFAEDTARAGMEQPEWYWDPSIAPSGMTFVTSDKYPEWKGDLLVGSLKFGYIVHCKVKNNTVTDTEIVLRDIGRTRNIKQGPDGYIYIATEGDNGIVRVIPENE, encoded by the coding sequence ATGAAGAATAATGCTCAAAGACGATGGGTGGCAGTAGTAATTATGATTATAACCGTTGCTGTTGCCAACTGTAGTGTAGCCCAGGACAAGAATGCTCTTAGTACCGAGACTATTATATCAGAGATATCAGTGCCGTGGGGTATGGCTTGGCTGCCCGATGGTACGATGTTAATTACGGAACGCAGTGGGGATTTATGGCTTTATAATGATGAGAAACTGCGCGACGAGCCTATTGCCGGGGTACCCAAGGTCTGGGCCCGCAGCCAGGGCGGACTGCTCGATATTGCGCTTCACCCCAATTATGAGCAAAACGGCTGGATCTATATTACCTACTCCAGTCCCGAAGGGGGTGGTGGTGCCAATACGGCATTGATGCGGGCACGTCTTAATGAGGGGCGTACAGAGCTCATAGATAAAGAAATGCTCTACAAAGCTGAGCCCAATACTACACGGGGTCAGCATTTCGGCAGCCGCATCGTTTTTGATAATGAAGGCTATGTCTATTTTGGGATTGGTGATCGTGGTAATAGAGATGTAAATCCCCAGGATATTACACGTGATGCTGGTAAAATATATCGCCTGCACGATGATGGCCGTATTCCCGAAGATAACCCTTTTGTGGATTCAGCTGATGCAAAGAATGCTATTTTTGCCTACGGCATTCGTAACCCGCAGGGGATGGCACTAAATCCAGAAACGGGAGAGCTGTGGGAGCATGAGCACGGTCCTCGTGGTGGTGATGAAGTTAATATTATAAAAGCGGGTAATAATTATGGATGGCCTATTATAAGTTATGGCATTAACTATAGCGGTACCGAGTTTGCTGAGGATACGGCGAGGGCCGGAATGGAACAACCTGAGTGGTATTGGGATCCGTCTATTGCTCCTTCAGGGATGACATTTGTAACCAGTGATAAATATCCGGAATGGAAGGGCGATCTGTTGGTGGGGTCGTTAAAGTTTGGTTATATCGTGCATTGTAAGGTGAAAAATAATACGGTGACAGATACAGAGATCGTTTTGCGTGATATAGGCAGAACTCGAAATATAAAACAGGGTCCCGATGGTTATATTTATATAGCTACTGAGGGCGATAATGGTATTGTGCGTGTTATACCTGAAAATGAATGA